A genomic region of Bacillota bacterium contains the following coding sequences:
- the cmr6 gene encoding type III-B CRISPR module RAMP protein Cmr6, which yields MTLPLYQLPGEYERERINLIELNRGNTGLLFNKYCNFWDNSWTIADRGKLEFIEKISKKPVGNGTLLDEAAKRLIELTDFMEGVFSCYRTLWRFTIGLGLNNPIENGMAWHHTLGVPYLPGSSVKGLVRAWVEQWLDSPSENDINRIFGPRGNDDKNESIKNVGSVIFFDALPVTPVRLVADVMTPHYQGYYSRDEVPGDWQNPNPIPFITVNTGQPFLFSVAPRNRTDDRNGSDLEKVLQWMEQALENIGAGAKTAAGYGRFIRCEQTENNLKSTMLKYKKEEAEKILPIPAKLAGPIAEEMVKDRYNTDEFLQAIKNKWLSRMQSEETPPADQQIIAQLLEHWYQVYREKQWNKPNKKNAPIIEAIRAVLEEEKP from the coding sequence ATGACTTTACCACTATACCAGTTGCCAGGAGAATATGAGCGGGAACGTATAAATTTGATTGAGCTAAACAGAGGCAACACCGGACTATTGTTCAATAAATACTGTAATTTCTGGGATAATAGTTGGACCATTGCAGATAGAGGTAAACTCGAATTTATTGAAAAAATCAGTAAAAAACCCGTGGGAAACGGGACACTACTTGATGAAGCGGCGAAAAGATTGATTGAGCTGACCGATTTTATGGAGGGTGTTTTTAGCTGTTACAGAACGCTTTGGCGTTTTACCATCGGTCTGGGATTGAACAATCCCATTGAAAATGGAATGGCCTGGCACCACACCCTGGGAGTCCCATACCTACCCGGTTCTTCTGTCAAAGGCCTGGTCAGAGCATGGGTCGAGCAATGGCTTGATAGTCCTTCAGAAAATGATATCAACCGCATTTTCGGGCCAAGGGGAAATGATGACAAAAATGAATCTATTAAAAACGTAGGTAGTGTAATCTTCTTCGATGCTCTTCCTGTTACACCGGTTCGGCTTGTTGCCGATGTAATGACACCACACTATCAAGGATATTACAGTAGAGATGAAGTTCCCGGCGATTGGCAGAACCCCAATCCGATCCCTTTTATAACCGTCAATACGGGGCAACCTTTTCTTTTTTCTGTTGCACCGAGAAATAGAACCGATGATAGAAACGGATCCGACCTGGAGAAAGTTCTTCAATGGATGGAACAGGCATTGGAAAACATCGGAGCCGGTGCAAAAACTGCGGCTGGCTACGGCCGTTTCATTCGCTGTGAACAAACAGAAAACAATTTGAAATCAACCATGCTCAAGTATAAAAAAGAAGAGGCCGAAAAGATACTGCCAATCCCCGCAAAGTTAGCCGGTCCGATTGCTGAAGAGATGGTCAAGGATCGGTACAATACAGATGAATTCTTGCAAGCCATTAAAAATAAATGGTTGTCCAGGATGCAGTCAGAAGAAACCCCTCCTGCTGACCAGCAAATAATTGCGCAACTACTTGAACACTGGTATCAGGTTTATCGTGAAAAGCAATGGAACAAACCAAACAAAAAAAACGCACCCATAATAGAAGCTATACGTGCCGTCCTTGAAGAGGAAAAGCCTTGA
- the cmr1 gene encoding type III-B CRISPR module RAMP protein Cmr1, producing the protein MNWDATYRVTTPLFLGGANPNKHAELRPSSIKGLLRFWFRAIALAQLRKWSTVKSLENIVFGSTKGQSSTLLTIRDQEGLSEKKESSWLNFNGIRYLGYGVIDQRGNAMRPHLEPGGRFTLQIRTKKGIPEEAAHFLPLALQALGLFGAAGARSRKGFGSLSLESIACNGNKFWKMPETVEDLGTCLQTLLREIKVDNSNDALPEYSAFSRYSRVWIALTGSDALEVLNRIGYEMLCYRSYGRENNKGKHVLPDDTEAEQNFADDHDLMLGFCRGNSIDTHPRRVVFGLPHNYFFISTRDKAGISPASKEYNRRASPLFIHIHALGKNHFAAVLTLLPAVFLPRDVKIEISSGRHNRTTVDCNVDYNNVTNFINRPAFRRSKVVVWP; encoded by the coding sequence GTGAATTGGGATGCAACCTACCGGGTAACAACTCCCCTGTTTTTGGGAGGAGCAAACCCGAACAAACATGCAGAACTTCGACCGTCCTCGATAAAAGGATTATTACGATTCTGGTTTCGGGCAATAGCACTGGCCCAGCTACGCAAATGGTCCACGGTAAAGAGTCTAGAGAACATTGTTTTTGGTAGCACTAAAGGTCAGTCATCTACTCTGTTAACGATAAGAGATCAAGAAGGGTTATCCGAAAAAAAAGAGAGCAGCTGGCTAAATTTTAATGGAATACGCTATCTGGGGTACGGTGTAATAGACCAAAGGGGTAACGCTATGCGTCCTCATCTAGAGCCAGGTGGTCGCTTTACCCTGCAGATTCGAACAAAAAAGGGAATACCGGAAGAGGCCGCCCACTTTTTACCACTTGCTTTGCAGGCACTTGGCCTGTTTGGTGCGGCCGGGGCACGTTCTCGCAAAGGTTTTGGTTCACTTTCACTCGAATCCATAGCCTGCAACGGAAATAAATTCTGGAAAATGCCTGAAACTGTTGAAGATCTTGGTACATGTTTACAAACCTTGCTACGCGAGATCAAAGTTGACAATAGTAATGATGCATTGCCTGAGTATTCAGCATTTAGCAGGTATAGCCGCGTTTGGATAGCCCTTACCGGATCTGATGCACTTGAGGTCCTGAACAGGATAGGTTATGAAATGCTTTGTTATCGAAGTTACGGCAGGGAAAATAATAAAGGCAAACATGTGCTACCGGACGATACAGAAGCAGAACAAAATTTTGCAGATGACCACGATTTGATGTTGGGTTTTTGTCGGGGGAATTCAATAGATACACATCCAAGGCGGGTAGTATTCGGGCTCCCTCATAACTATTTCTTTATATCCACCAGGGACAAAGCCGGTATAAGCCCTGCTAGTAAAGAATATAATCGTCGTGCCAGCCCCCTTTTTATCCATATCCATGCCCTGGGTAAAAATCATTTTGCGGCAGTTCTAACTTTGCTTCCGGCTGTCTTTCTTCCACGGGATGTAAAAATCGAAATTTCTTCGGGACGACACAACAGAACAACCGTGGACTGCAACGTAGATTACAACAATGTCACCAACTTCATTAACCGACCGGCTTTCAGGCGCAGCAAGGTGGTGGTCTGGCCATGA
- the cas2 gene encoding CRISPR-associated endonuclease Cas2, with amino-acid sequence MYVILVYDINVKRVAKVLKISRRYLTWVQNSVLEGELTEATFRSLLSELNQIIVEDEDSLLFYILGSRKYTERKSIGIQKGGEEWIY; translated from the coding sequence ATGTATGTAATTCTGGTCTATGACATCAATGTAAAGCGGGTTGCCAAGGTGTTGAAGATTTCTCGTCGTTACCTTACCTGGGTCCAGAATTCTGTCCTTGAAGGTGAACTTACGGAAGCAACGTTTCGCTCCCTGCTCTCCGAACTGAATCAAATAATTGTTGAGGATGAAGATTCACTGCTATTTTACATACTGGGTAGCCGGAAATATACGGAACGAAAATCAATCGGCATACAGAAAGGCGGCGAAGAATGGATTTACTAA
- the cas10 gene encoding type III-B CRISPR-associated protein Cas10/Cmr2, translated as MSKIETLNFSLGPVQSFISRSRKTRDFWTGSFLLSFLAGQAMAVVLEEGGSLVLPAVAESKKLITDPLLQMIMDRREGKTTSINGYSNIVATLPNRFRAKVPAGFAPVVCKEAIKENWQMIAEIIWERYLAEQSGQGDLTTEIWERQIDNYWEINWVLSEDAGALDQRKNWRSHLPPVEPGDKCTLFGDLQELSGYLRIHEKEKQDGFWKSIRQQSQAGIFYDLDENERLCSIALIKRLFPHVAREIIKEAPINYPSTPYLAAVNWIAKVVKDKAEKARSFANLASNLPEARGRENPDIFPILKKEVSDHPHAREFASLDGNCFFKAALENSNLWNGRASSSMDTEETRKKLIEKLEDLAAPSSPFYALLLMDGDRLGALLQKHQTDTNLISKSLNMFSQQVQLLVEEGNGITVFAGGDDVLALTPLENALTTAIRLRTAYLEAFAANNISLATISGAIVYAHFATPLTEVYHEGQRLLSEVAKVKTGRDSLAITVWKSVGKVLSWSAPWEIIVDNFLPYIQHFGKATADEEKFKEFSNSFFYNIQYRLALFTTQNIDLSTFSNSVLNALLTAEYVKSRGSDTDHTEAEKTMRQLLELCHHYWRDEEGKICKDKKRLQLESLFLIKFLLEKGVER; from the coding sequence ATGAGCAAAATAGAAACCTTGAATTTCTCCTTGGGGCCAGTACAGAGCTTTATTTCCCGCTCACGAAAGACACGCGATTTCTGGACAGGCTCCTTCTTGCTCTCCTTCCTTGCGGGACAAGCCATGGCAGTAGTTCTTGAAGAAGGAGGCAGTCTAGTTTTACCTGCTGTCGCGGAAAGCAAAAAGTTGATCACCGACCCGCTTTTGCAGATGATCATGGACCGTAGAGAAGGAAAAACAACCAGTATCAACGGCTACAGCAACATTGTGGCTACACTGCCAAACCGTTTCCGCGCCAAGGTTCCGGCAGGTTTTGCTCCGGTTGTATGTAAGGAAGCAATAAAAGAAAATTGGCAGATGATAGCTGAAATAATCTGGGAACGATACCTCGCCGAGCAAAGTGGGCAGGGGGACCTGACCACAGAAATATGGGAGAGGCAGATCGATAATTACTGGGAAATAAACTGGGTCTTGAGCGAAGATGCCGGCGCACTGGATCAGCGCAAAAATTGGCGTAGCCATCTGCCCCCGGTTGAACCCGGTGACAAGTGTACCCTTTTCGGCGATCTTCAGGAACTATCAGGTTATTTACGCATACATGAGAAAGAAAAACAAGATGGGTTCTGGAAATCCATACGACAGCAAAGTCAGGCGGGTATATTTTATGATCTGGATGAAAATGAACGGCTCTGTTCCATCGCTTTGATAAAACGGCTTTTTCCGCACGTTGCCAGGGAGATAATTAAAGAAGCCCCCATCAATTATCCTTCTACTCCCTATCTCGCAGCCGTTAACTGGATCGCCAAAGTGGTCAAGGACAAAGCCGAGAAAGCTAGATCTTTTGCCAACCTTGCCTCTAACCTTCCGGAAGCTAGGGGTCGTGAAAATCCGGACATATTTCCAATTCTAAAAAAAGAGGTTTCCGATCATCCCCACGCCCGGGAGTTCGCTTCTCTTGACGGTAATTGTTTTTTCAAAGCCGCCCTTGAGAATTCGAATCTTTGGAATGGGCGGGCAAGCTCTTCCATGGATACGGAAGAAACCAGAAAAAAGCTGATAGAAAAGCTTGAAGATCTTGCCGCTCCCTCTTCGCCATTCTATGCCCTGCTCCTTATGGATGGTGATAGGCTCGGCGCGCTGCTACAAAAACATCAAACTGATACAAATCTGATCAGCAAGTCTTTGAATATGTTCAGTCAGCAGGTGCAATTACTCGTTGAAGAAGGCAATGGAATCACTGTTTTCGCTGGTGGTGACGACGTCCTTGCCTTGACACCCCTGGAAAATGCATTGACAACAGCAATAAGATTGCGCACTGCTTACCTTGAAGCATTCGCTGCTAATAATATATCCCTGGCCACTATTTCCGGAGCAATTGTTTATGCCCATTTTGCCACACCGCTCACCGAAGTGTACCACGAGGGACAGCGTTTACTTTCGGAAGTCGCCAAGGTTAAAACCGGCCGGGACAGCCTCGCCATAACCGTCTGGAAAAGTGTGGGCAAGGTGTTGAGCTGGTCCGCCCCCTGGGAAATAATTGTAGATAACTTCCTGCCATATATCCAACATTTCGGGAAAGCAACTGCTGATGAAGAAAAGTTTAAAGAATTCAGCAATAGTTTTTTCTACAATATTCAATATCGGTTGGCATTATTCACTACCCAGAATATAGATTTATCAACATTTTCAAATTCAGTTCTGAACGCACTGCTTACAGCTGAATATGTTAAAAGCCGCGGCTCGGATACAGATCACACTGAGGCTGAAAAAACCATGCGTCAATTGCTGGAACTCTGTCATCACTACTGGAGGGATGAGGAAGGCAAAATATGCAAGGATAAAAAAAGGTTGCAGCTCGAGAGCCTGTTTTTAATAAAATTCCTGTTGGAGAAAGGAGTGGAACGATGA
- the cmr5 gene encoding type III-B CRISPR module-associated protein Cmr5 gives MSNRIQSMQQQRAKHALEKIEAAEKKYQGEDRDKIVAYAENAPASILINGLGQAAATLRAQAKGNFDDPHMTVYNAIKEWLCRNDPSAPYPHDEDLLTAITKGNRKTYLLAQAEALGYLEWYKKFAVALLKNTGKKSIMDQG, from the coding sequence TTGAGCAATCGAATTCAAAGCATGCAGCAGCAGCGAGCCAAACATGCCTTGGAAAAGATCGAGGCAGCAGAAAAAAAATACCAAGGCGAAGATCGGGATAAAATAGTTGCTTATGCCGAAAATGCACCCGCATCAATACTTATTAACGGATTGGGCCAGGCAGCTGCCACACTACGGGCTCAGGCAAAAGGCAATTTTGATGATCCTCATATGACAGTTTACAATGCTATCAAAGAATGGCTTTGTCGCAATGACCCCTCGGCGCCTTATCCTCATGATGAGGATCTTCTAACCGCTATTACCAAAGGAAATCGCAAAACTTATCTTCTGGCACAGGCAGAAGCTTTAGGTTATTTGGAATGGTACAAAAAATTTGCGGTAGCTCTACTTAAAAATACCGGAAAAAAGTCAATAATGGATCAGGGGTGA
- the cmr4 gene encoding type III-B CRISPR module RAMP protein Cmr4, translating to MASAIMGMFAETNLHPGTGQVSGVVDLPVAREKTTDYPVIVGSSLKGALKDTVEQHNITNNSEIDMEQVFGSQKHAGCVAVSDGRLLLLPVRSLNSHYKWVTCPYLLERYQRDCALAGVSVGTIDITAITDLKEGEAIATGKGRLYLEDAHFEIIESGSGTVPFAEAIKPMIRHSTIKERLAENLVVVSNDEFSYFARYSLSVNARNLLDKQKISQNLWYEETVPTDTLFYALFAARPGGKDHLNALTDFFDQYPYLQIGGNETIGQGWTAITFIYGGVSD from the coding sequence ATGGCCAGTGCAATAATGGGAATGTTTGCAGAAACCAATTTACACCCCGGGACCGGACAGGTTAGCGGAGTGGTCGATCTGCCGGTAGCCCGCGAGAAAACTACCGATTATCCGGTCATCGTAGGTTCCAGCCTGAAAGGCGCACTAAAAGATACTGTTGAACAACACAATATAACCAACAATTCAGAAATTGACATGGAACAGGTCTTCGGTAGCCAAAAACATGCCGGTTGCGTCGCGGTTTCCGACGGTCGCCTGCTACTTCTACCGGTGCGTTCTTTGAACAGCCACTATAAATGGGTAACCTGCCCCTATCTGCTGGAACGTTATCAACGCGACTGTGCTTTGGCCGGGGTATCGGTCGGCACAATCGATATCACGGCTATAACCGATTTAAAAGAGGGAGAAGCAATTGCCACCGGGAAAGGAAGGCTATACCTCGAGGATGCTCATTTTGAAATAATCGAATCAGGATCGGGAACTGTCCCTTTTGCCGAAGCGATCAAACCGATGATCAGACATTCCACGATAAAGGAACGCCTCGCTGAAAACTTGGTAGTGGTAAGCAATGATGAGTTTTCATATTTTGCCAGGTACTCTTTATCTGTAAATGCGCGTAACCTACTGGACAAGCAAAAAATCAGCCAGAATCTTTGGTATGAAGAAACAGTACCGACTGATACCCTCTTCTATGCCCTGTTTGCAGCTCGTCCCGGAGGAAAGGATCACCTGAACGCTTTAACGGATTTTTTTGACCAGTATCCCTACCTGCAGATTGGCGGCAACGAGACTATTGGGCAAGGTTGGACTGCCATAACATTTATCTATGGAGGTGTATCAGATTGA
- a CDS encoding CRISPR-associated protein Csx14, protein MIATLGVEPQVVTLALDALIDRGKKIKEVTVLYTEYPAIREALAVLEAEFETGYYPDLSFHTRAISTGDVAVKDFKTEDDLRALLRTFYSVIRKVRQQGCPLHLCISGGRKVMGVIAMTVAQLLFGPDDRVWYLITEGWRPGVNRHLHAVNGEQVLLVPVPLLRWKEAGTLMQTVTELDDPQEVLSWYHRLTQKEEEKRQDEFIRHWLTPAERKVARLACQGFENSSIASTLGKGVQTVANQLCNIYDKLREWLNFPDYSVDRNVLIARFSPYFTMKEPKGDL, encoded by the coding sequence ATGATTGCCACTCTCGGTGTTGAGCCGCAGGTAGTAACCCTCGCATTGGATGCCCTTATAGACAGGGGGAAAAAGATCAAAGAAGTTACCGTTTTATACACCGAATACCCCGCTATAAGGGAAGCTCTGGCCGTTCTTGAAGCCGAATTTGAAACAGGGTACTACCCGGATCTCTCTTTTCATACCAGAGCAATATCCACCGGAGACGTTGCAGTGAAGGATTTTAAAACTGAAGATGACCTGCGGGCACTCTTGCGAACCTTTTATTCGGTAATCAGGAAGGTGCGTCAACAGGGATGCCCCCTTCACCTCTGCATTTCCGGTGGCCGCAAGGTAATGGGGGTAATAGCCATGACCGTAGCCCAACTCCTATTCGGTCCTGATGATCGGGTTTGGTATCTGATTACGGAAGGCTGGCGGCCCGGTGTCAACCGTCACCTTCACGCTGTCAACGGTGAGCAGGTCCTGTTGGTTCCGGTACCGCTTCTTCGCTGGAAGGAAGCTGGAACTCTGATGCAAACGGTGACCGAGCTTGATGATCCTCAAGAAGTGCTGTCCTGGTATCACAGGCTTACACAAAAAGAAGAAGAAAAACGGCAGGATGAATTCATCCGGCACTGGTTGACCCCCGCCGAGCGGAAGGTGGCCCGCCTGGCCTGCCAGGGTTTTGAAAATTCCTCCATTGCTTCCACACTGGGAAAAGGGGTACAAACAGTCGCCAACCAGTTGTGCAACATCTACGACAAACTGCGTGAATGGTTGAATTTTCCTGATTACAGCGTGGATCGTAATGTCTTGATTGCCCGTTTCTCACCCTACTTTACGATGAAAGAACCAAAGGGAGATTTGTGA
- the cas6 gene encoding CRISPR-associated endoribonuclease Cas6, with the protein MLLTLFFDAPGQVELPVHYGHLIQGMIYHGMENPLLGRYLHEHGFQLEKRRFKLFSFSRLMGQKTRFDQVKKKLIMAPPLELVICSPIPFILQELGTGFLRQGKVHIGSAKLIVKEISTAQPRVKTDSVHVRMLSPMTIYSTLPPSSGRKYTYYFSPFEPRFGELVGANLLKKHLLIHGSPPISEEFSIRPLEVTEKDHKITRYKGFIVKGWMGIYELRGAPSLLETALAAGLGAKNSQGYGCCSLLE; encoded by the coding sequence ATGCTCTTAACTTTATTTTTTGATGCGCCTGGACAGGTAGAATTACCAGTACATTACGGCCATCTTATCCAAGGGATGATCTACCATGGGATGGAAAATCCGCTTCTGGGGCGCTATCTGCACGAACATGGTTTTCAGCTGGAAAAACGGCGTTTCAAGCTTTTTTCTTTTTCGCGTCTGATGGGACAGAAAACACGTTTTGATCAGGTCAAAAAAAAGCTCATAATGGCCCCTCCCCTGGAGTTGGTTATCTGTTCACCAATTCCCTTCATTCTGCAGGAATTGGGCACCGGTTTTCTGCGTCAGGGGAAGGTCCACATCGGATCGGCAAAATTGATCGTAAAAGAAATTTCCACGGCACAGCCCCGGGTCAAAACAGATTCTGTACATGTACGTATGCTCTCACCGATGACAATTTACAGTACCCTTCCCCCCTCGAGTGGCCGCAAATACACCTATTATTTTTCTCCGTTCGAGCCTCGTTTCGGTGAGCTTGTTGGTGCCAACCTGCTCAAAAAACATCTCTTGATCCATGGAAGCCCCCCGATTTCCGAGGAATTTTCAATAAGGCCCCTTGAGGTAACCGAAAAGGATCACAAAATTACCCGTTACAAAGGTTTTATAGTCAAGGGTTGGATGGGAATATACGAGCTACGGGGCGCCCCCTCCCTGTTGGAGACCGCCCTTGCAGCGGGGCTGGGCGCAAAGAACTCGCAGGGATATGGTTGCTGTTCCCTGCTTGAATAA
- the cas1b gene encoding type I-B CRISPR-associated endonuclease Cas1, translating into MNKTLYLFQSGRLKRKGNTIFVETSEKARYFPITSIRDIFIFGEVDINKKLLEFLHENEVILHFLGYHGHYIGSFYPREHYNSGYMILKQTEHYLDYPSRLKLAQKFVSGALANILQVLRYYQNRGKDVEKQILAITALSKKSADSKSIEELMAFEGNARAHYYESFNQILTEQNFLFQGRSKRPPEDPLNALISFGNTLVYMKVLTEIYKTHLDPRIGFLHATNFRRFTLNLDIAEIFKPILADRVLFNLIGKRMLTERDFEKHGGAVLLKDKGRKVYVQEFEDKLMSTFYHRQLKRNVSYQTLIRMEIYKLEKHLIGEQVYQPFVSRW; encoded by the coding sequence ATGAATAAAACCCTTTATCTCTTTCAAAGTGGCCGTTTAAAACGCAAGGGGAATACGATCTTTGTTGAAACTTCGGAAAAAGCCCGTTATTTCCCCATTACCAGTATCCGTGACATCTTTATTTTTGGCGAAGTGGATATTAACAAAAAGTTGCTGGAATTTCTTCACGAAAATGAGGTCATACTGCATTTTTTGGGCTACCATGGCCACTATATCGGCAGCTTCTATCCCCGCGAACATTACAATTCCGGCTACATGATCCTGAAACAAACTGAACATTACCTTGATTATCCAAGCCGTTTGAAACTTGCACAAAAATTTGTAAGTGGAGCTCTGGCCAACATTTTGCAGGTCTTGCGCTACTATCAAAACCGGGGCAAGGATGTTGAAAAACAAATTTTGGCCATAACCGCTCTTTCCAAAAAAAGTGCAGATTCTAAAAGCATTGAAGAACTCATGGCATTTGAAGGGAATGCCAGGGCCCATTATTACGAATCATTCAATCAAATCCTCACCGAACAAAATTTTTTATTTCAGGGGCGCAGCAAACGCCCGCCCGAAGATCCGCTAAACGCACTGATCAGCTTTGGAAACACCCTTGTCTACATGAAAGTATTAACCGAAATTTACAAGACTCATCTTGATCCACGGATCGGTTTCTTGCATGCTACCAACTTTCGCCGCTTTACATTGAATCTGGACATTGCGGAAATTTTTAAACCGATACTGGCCGACAGGGTGCTTTTCAACCTGATAGGTAAGAGAATGTTAACAGAAAGGGATTTTGAAAAACACGGGGGAGCCGTTCTGTTAAAAGACAAGGGGCGTAAAGTCTATGTGCAGGAATTTGAAGATAAATTGATGAGCACCTTTTATCATCGGCAGCTCAAACGTAACGTCAGTTACCAGACATTGATCAGAATGGAAATCTACAAGTTGGAAAAACATCTGATCGGCGAACAAGTATACCAGCCCTTTGTCAGCCGTTGGTAA